The Methanomassiliicoccales archaeon DNA segment CCAGCTGCCGACCAAATCCAAGCTGTTCTGTTCCTGCCCCACCAGTTCGGCGGAGCCGAACCACAACGTGTGCCCGGTGTGCCTGGGCTACCCGGGGTCGCGTCCCTCTCTGAACCGTCAGGCCCTGGAAACGGGGGTGAGCATCGCCCGATTCATGAACTGCAAGATAGAGGGGAGGATCTGGTTCTCCCGCAAGACCTACTTCTATCCCGATCTGGTCAAGAACTTCCAGATAACCCAGTACGAATCTCCCCTGGGCACGGACGGTCACTTCGATGTCAACGGCCGGAGGATCGGGATCTGGCGGGTGCATCTGGAAGAGGACCCTGGGCGCATCAAGAGGGTAGGTCGGTCCGGAGAAGAGATAGCCTTCGTCGACTACAACCGCAGCGGAATACCGCTGGTGGAGATCGTCACCGCCCCCGACCTGACCTCCCCGGAGGAGGCCCGGTCCTTCATCGACCAGCTGATAATAGAGCTGCGCTCGCTGGTCGGACTGGAGGCCCAGGACGAGCAGAACGTGCGGGTCGATGCCAACATATCCATGGGCGAGGAGAGGGTGGAAGTCAAGAACGTGCAGGGGCTGAAGAACCTGGAGCGTGCCCTGAGGTTCGAGGCCAACCGCCAGGCCAAGCTACTAGCGGCAGACAGGAAGGTGGTCCGGGAGACCCGGCGCTTCGACGAGGAGCGCAAGGTGACTATGCCCGCCCGGGAAAAGGAGACCGAGGAGGACTACGGCTACATAGGGGAACCGGACTTGGGCGAGTTCCGCATCGGGGATATGGCCAGGGCGATGAACCTCAAAGAGACGCCGCTCGCTAGGGCTCGACGCCTGGTCGATTCCCATGAGATCAACGAGGCCACGGCCAAGCAATTGGTGCTGACATCATCCACGCTGGCGGACCTCTTCGAGGAGCTATGCCGTTTCGTTCCGCCGGAGAAGGCCGTCACCTGGACCATGGGGCCGATATCTAGCAACTGGTCCGCCTTGCAGCGGCCCGAGCTCTGGCCCGAGATCACCAAAA contains these protein-coding regions:
- the gatB gene encoding Asp-tRNA(Asn)/Glu-tRNA(Gln) amidotransferase subunit GatB, coding for MKIGLEMHFQLPTKSKLFCSCPTSSAEPNHNVCPVCLGYPGSRPSLNRQALETGVSIARFMNCKIEGRIWFSRKTYFYPDLVKNFQITQYESPLGTDGHFDVNGRRIGIWRVHLEEDPGRIKRVGRSGEEIAFVDYNRSGIPLVEIVTAPDLTSPEEARSFIDQLIIELRSLVGLEAQDEQNVRVDANISMGEERVEVKNVQGLKNLERALRFEANRQAKLLAADRKVVRETRRFDEERKVTMPAREKETEEDYGYIGEPDLGEFRIGDMARAMNLKETPLARARRLVDSHEINEATAKQLVLTSSTLADLFEELCRFVPPEKAVTWTMGPISSNWSALQRPELWPEITKIVRADAEGSLTDNEAKRRILTLAGVQQKEAGAKESDLSLLITDCIEAHPEVLADYRKNPKAANMIIGHMMKESKGRHSSKEVVEEVKKELDKRV